Proteins encoded in a region of the Desulfobacterales bacterium genome:
- a CDS encoding YciI family protein, producing MLFSLLIYDEPDTARLRDIHRKAHLAYLKEFDDQTLFAGPFTTDDESADLGSLRLIQFPDLGAFEKHIADEPYVTGGIQKHWIVNRWQAAVPTTWRDCPRTPGNIQAMFHGLDGPNGARIRREHGAAHQAYLAEHAAGIIARGPLLDQTGKIPIGSLWLLDVSDMDTARRFIADEPYNRAGCFKDVTFHRWRFGRVFDRFKV from the coding sequence ATGCTGTTTTCTCTTTTAATTTATGACGAGCCCGATACGGCCAGACTGCGCGATATCCATCGGAAGGCGCACCTGGCCTATTTGAAAGAATTCGACGACCAGACCCTGTTTGCAGGACCCTTTACCACAGACGATGAATCCGCCGATCTGGGCAGCCTGCGCCTGATCCAATTTCCGGACCTTGGGGCCTTCGAAAAACATATCGCCGACGAACCGTACGTAACCGGCGGAATCCAGAAGCACTGGATCGTAAACCGCTGGCAGGCGGCGGTTCCTACCACCTGGCGTGACTGTCCGCGCACGCCGGGCAATATCCAGGCCATGTTTCACGGCCTGGACGGCCCCAACGGCGCCCGCATTCGCCGGGAGCACGGCGCCGCCCATCAGGCCTATCTGGCAGAACATGCCGCCGGCATCATCGCCCGGGGCCCCCTGCTCGATCAAACCGGTAAGATCCCGATAGGCAGCCTGTGGCTCCTGGACGTTTCCGATATGGACACGGCACGCCGGTTCATCGCCGACGAGCCCTACAACAGGGCCGGCTGCTTTAAGGACGTCACATTCCATCGCTGGCGATTCGGACGGGTCTTCGACCGATTCAAGGTATAG
- the pyk gene encoding pyruvate kinase, which yields MPIDTNINLLMNCRTKIVATLGPSSNDIGTIESLIDAGADIFRLNMSHGTHDDHAATYGHIRSAAQKLKKPVSVLADLCGPKIRVGSFQGGRVELVRGSSVTVTCKDVEGSPGLIPSQYRALAGDVKAGNRILLDDGNFELRVESVEGTEISCKVISGGLLRDHKGMNLPGVNVSAPSLTEKDRIDALFAVALGVDFLALSFVRRGSDVEALRSLIAQTGAHVSIVAKIEKPEALDHIGDIIAAADGIMVARGDLGVELPPQTVPNAQDQLIDLARRNRKPVIVATQMLESMIEHPRPTRAEVSDVATAVRSGADAVMLSAETAAGRHPVEAVKMMDGIARQTEAYLWRRGAFGSLRRHYDTPRPLPVEDALSESMAQLSRDLLVRAIVVISLNDHSLAVMSSSRPSAPIVGVCPDYRASCIANLLWGVIPVPVDLAGIDSPISLARRIVVEYGLAGKGQSILVVQGFHSDPEQNTPSVTAVTV from the coding sequence ATGCCGATCGACACAAACATTAATCTCCTTATGAACTGTCGAACCAAAATCGTGGCAACCCTGGGGCCGAGCTCAAACGATATCGGCACCATCGAAAGCCTCATTGATGCCGGGGCCGACATTTTCCGTCTCAACATGTCCCATGGCACCCATGACGACCATGCCGCCACCTACGGTCATATCCGCAGCGCAGCCCAAAAACTGAAAAAGCCTGTGTCGGTGCTGGCGGATCTATGCGGCCCCAAAATTCGGGTGGGATCCTTCCAGGGGGGCCGGGTTGAACTGGTCCGGGGAAGCAGCGTGACCGTGACCTGCAAGGATGTGGAAGGCTCCCCGGGACTGATTCCTTCGCAGTACCGGGCGCTCGCCGGCGATGTCAAGGCCGGCAATCGGATTCTTCTGGATGACGGCAACTTTGAACTGCGGGTGGAATCAGTCGAAGGAACCGAAATCAGCTGTAAAGTTATCAGCGGCGGCCTGCTGCGCGACCACAAGGGGATGAATCTTCCCGGCGTCAATGTTTCAGCGCCCTCTTTGACTGAAAAAGACCGCATCGATGCACTTTTTGCAGTGGCGCTTGGGGTGGATTTTCTGGCGCTTTCATTCGTCCGCCGCGGTTCGGATGTCGAGGCCCTGCGATCCCTGATCGCGCAAACCGGCGCCCATGTTTCCATTGTTGCAAAAATCGAAAAGCCGGAAGCCCTTGACCATATCGGAGACATTATAGCGGCAGCAGACGGGATCATGGTAGCCCGCGGCGATCTGGGCGTGGAACTGCCGCCCCAGACGGTACCCAACGCCCAGGATCAGCTCATCGACCTGGCCCGGAGAAACAGAAAACCGGTCATTGTGGCGACGCAGATGCTCGAGTCCATGATCGAACATCCACGCCCCACCAGGGCTGAAGTTTCAGATGTGGCCACTGCGGTTCGCAGCGGCGCCGATGCGGTTATGCTGTCGGCCGAAACCGCTGCCGGAAGGCATCCCGTAGAAGCCGTCAAAATGATGGACGGCATCGCCCGGCAAACCGAAGCCTACCTCTGGCGCCGGGGGGCATTCGGTTCTCTGCGCCGGCATTACGATACTCCCCGGCCGCTGCCGGTGGAAGATGCCCTTTCGGAATCAATGGCCCAACTGTCGCGCGATCTTCTTGTCCGCGCCATCGTTGTCATATCACTGAATGACCATTCGCTGGCGGTGATGAGTTCATCGAGACCCTCCGCGCCCATTGTCGGTGTTTGTCCGGATTATAGAGCCAGCTGCATTGCAAATCTTCTCTGGGGGGTCATTCCGGTTCCCGTCGATCTTGCCGGGATCGACAGTCCGATTTCACTGGCACGGCGCATTGTTGTGGAATACGGACTTGCTGGTAAAGGCCAAAGTATTCTGGTGGTGCAGGGGTTCCACAGCGATCCGGAGCAAAACACCCCCAGTGTGACCGCTGTTACAGTCTGA
- a CDS encoding GIY-YIG nuclease family protein, with protein sequence MKKNHWVVYLLRCSDNSLYCGVTNNLETRLAAHNSGKAAKYTRFRLPVELVAAIPNMTKSDAFKLEYRIKHVPSGMKIMELTKRNGTSGTSIP encoded by the coding sequence ATGAAGAAAAACCACTGGGTTGTTTATCTGCTTCGGTGTTCTGACAACTCTTTGTATTGCGGGGTAACCAATAACCTGGAAACAAGATTGGCAGCACATAATTCAGGAAAAGCAGCCAAATATACAAGGTTTCGGCTGCCGGTTGAACTGGTGGCCGCTATCCCTAATATGACAAAAAGCGATGCGTTCAAACTGGAGTACCGGATCAAGCACGTACCTTCAGGCATGAAGATTATGGAGCTGACAAAAAGGAACGGGACAAGCGGGACTTCTATACCTTGA
- a CDS encoding SDR family oxidoreductase, producing MDFEISGKKAIVGGASMGLGKACAMSLAREGVDLTIVARTRANIEAAAEEIRKAAGVQVTPVAADINSDDGRARILQACPEPDILINNSGGPPTGNFRDWNREDWLAALNNNMLGAVFMIKDTVDGMIARKFGRIINITSSAVKAPISILGLSNSARSGLTGFVAGVAREVARHNVTINNILPGDFATERHESNTRAMAKVQNKTYEEMRAIRTGLIAAGRYGAPSELGDLCAFLCSARSGFITGQNLLIDGGKYPGTF from the coding sequence ATGGATTTTGAAATATCCGGAAAAAAAGCAATTGTCGGCGGCGCCAGCATGGGGCTGGGAAAGGCATGCGCCATGTCCCTGGCCCGGGAAGGGGTCGACCTCACCATCGTGGCTCGCACCCGCGCCAACATCGAGGCCGCCGCCGAAGAAATCCGCAAGGCAGCCGGCGTCCAGGTGACGCCCGTGGCGGCGGACATCAACTCCGACGATGGCCGGGCACGCATCCTGCAGGCCTGTCCGGAGCCGGATATTCTGATCAACAACTCGGGCGGACCGCCCACCGGCAACTTCCGCGATTGGAATCGTGAGGACTGGCTGGCGGCCCTCAACAACAATATGCTGGGCGCCGTCTTTATGATCAAGGACACGGTGGACGGCATGATAGCACGAAAGTTCGGACGGATCATCAATATCACTTCGAGCGCGGTGAAGGCCCCCATCAGCATCCTGGGCCTTTCCAACAGCGCCCGGTCCGGCCTGACCGGATTCGTGGCCGGCGTCGCCCGGGAGGTGGCCAGGCACAATGTGACCATCAACAATATACTCCCCGGCGATTTCGCCACCGAACGGCATGAATCCAACACACGGGCCATGGCCAAGGTCCAGAATAAAACCTACGAAGAGATGCGGGCAATTCGTACCGGCCTGATTGCGGCCGGCCGCTACGGTGCGCCCTCCGAACTGGGCGACTTATGCGCCTTTCTCTGCAGCGCCCGGTCCGGGTTCATCACCGGCCAGAACCTGCTCATCGACGGCGGGAAATACCCCGGTACATTTTAA